From the genome of Haloarcula limicola, one region includes:
- a CDS encoding PDC sensor domain-containing protein, whose translation MSNGGPMDVVRTITPSFVRRSFALKFFIALLCIGLLVGAVGAVGTQQITGEFEQQVRDEHATTAKQEADSLAAWNEQNQLFAETMARAQPVRAGNVSEIQSAFDAELRARELDGDDQPNLHYVDTGTGVVTASTKSNYRGEDVAILNETVRAAIEEGATTAVTDAYTDTPTLGSPQPRIAYVTPAENDDDAVVVYTVPLDTRTGELSGTGSSVGMVVDGSDRVLFHQKNNDLLLTPYGEDNDAPAAARESGPASPGSIRAGPARGALNGSASMAGEEYVVGYAQVLNTDWVVLIHTNTAVAYGTVRSVADRGLIATALGVAAIGAIGAVLGRNTASSLNRLTRKTERMQEGDLDVEIHSERVDTVGRLYAGFGAMRDSLRERLDEVERERKRAEVARDEVVETNAYLQSKAAEYSEVMEQAAAGDLTQRMETDGQHDAMDAVGEDFNEMIEELEKTTGQLKSFAGKVEESGTVVGTSAASVRDAAEQVAESIQMISDDAHMQREELRQATEAVDAAVAALDDGDVATARDRLGAVAGTLNDVADATESTMAESENVAGAAEEQAAELNEVSARADELVRYVGPLYDVLDRFETESEHQFVFTGGPSIAQDDD comes from the coding sequence ATGAGTAACGGGGGACCGATGGACGTCGTTCGGACGATAACGCCGTCGTTCGTTCGGCGGAGTTTCGCGCTGAAGTTCTTCATCGCGCTACTGTGTATCGGTTTACTCGTCGGGGCCGTGGGCGCTGTGGGAACCCAACAGATAACCGGCGAGTTCGAACAGCAGGTCCGCGACGAACACGCGACGACCGCGAAACAGGAGGCTGACAGCCTCGCCGCGTGGAACGAACAGAATCAGCTGTTCGCCGAGACGATGGCCCGCGCACAGCCGGTTCGGGCCGGCAACGTCTCCGAGATACAGTCGGCGTTCGACGCCGAGTTGCGCGCGCGCGAGCTCGACGGCGACGACCAGCCGAATCTCCACTACGTCGATACGGGGACGGGCGTCGTCACCGCGTCGACGAAGTCGAACTATCGAGGCGAGGACGTCGCCATCCTGAACGAGACGGTCAGAGCGGCCATCGAGGAGGGGGCGACCACGGCGGTCACCGACGCCTACACCGACACGCCGACGCTCGGCTCGCCGCAGCCGCGTATCGCCTACGTCACGCCCGCAGAGAACGACGACGACGCCGTCGTCGTCTACACCGTTCCGCTCGACACCCGCACGGGCGAACTCTCGGGCACCGGTAGCAGCGTCGGGATGGTCGTCGATGGCTCGGACCGCGTGCTGTTCCACCAGAAGAACAACGACCTGCTCCTCACACCCTACGGCGAGGACAACGACGCGCCCGCCGCCGCCCGCGAGAGCGGTCCGGCCAGTCCGGGTTCGATTCGGGCCGGTCCAGCACGGGGCGCGCTCAACGGCTCTGCGAGTATGGCCGGCGAGGAGTACGTCGTCGGCTACGCGCAGGTGTTGAACACCGACTGGGTCGTCCTGATCCACACCAACACAGCGGTGGCCTACGGAACCGTTCGGAGCGTCGCCGACCGCGGACTCATCGCGACGGCGCTCGGCGTCGCGGCCATCGGTGCCATCGGTGCCGTCCTCGGTCGGAACACCGCCAGTTCGCTCAACAGGCTGACCCGAAAGACCGAACGGATGCAGGAGGGCGATCTCGACGTGGAGATCCACTCCGAACGCGTCGACACCGTCGGTCGGCTCTACGCCGGGTTCGGGGCGATGCGCGACTCGCTACGGGAACGCTTAGACGAGGTCGAGCGCGAGCGAAAGCGCGCCGAAGTCGCCCGCGACGAGGTCGTCGAGACCAACGCCTACCTCCAGAGCAAGGCCGCGGAGTACTCCGAGGTGATGGAGCAGGCCGCCGCGGGCGACCTGACCCAGCGCATGGAGACCGACGGCCAGCACGACGCGATGGACGCCGTCGGCGAGGACTTCAACGAGATGATCGAGGAGCTCGAGAAGACGACGGGGCAGCTCAAGAGCTTCGCCGGCAAGGTCGAAGAGTCCGGAACGGTCGTCGGCACCAGCGCCGCGAGCGTCAGGGACGCCGCGGAGCAGGTGGCCGAGTCCATCCAGATGATCTCGGACGACGCACACATGCAGCGCGAGGAGCTTCGGCAGGCCACCGAAGCGGTCGACGCCGCCGTCGCCGCCCTCGACGACGGCGACGTCGCGACCGCTCGCGACCGACTCGGAGCCGTCGCCGGCACGCTCAACGACGTCGCCGACGCGACCGAGAGCACGATGGCCGAGTCCGAGAACGTCGCCGGGGCCGCCGAGGAACAGGCCGCTGAACTCAACGAAGTCAGCGCCCGCGCGGACGAACTCGTCCGCTACGTCGGGCCGCTATACGACGTCCTTGACCGCTTCGAGACGGAGTCCGAACACCAGTTCGTCTTCACCGGCGGCCCCTCGATCGCACAGGACGACGACTGA
- a CDS encoding pyridoxamine 5'-phosphate oxidase family protein codes for MTTITGAWSEIRLEDFLEESRVPIRLATHRGDGSLWMVALWYRYRNGSLECATWSNAHIVRYLESDPEVAFDISTNQPPYRGVRGNGTATLSTDRAKATLEALIERYLGDTESALAEWLLHDAREEMRIRVQPNEMYSWDYTDRMRDLGDSTP; via the coding sequence ATGACCACTATCACCGGTGCTTGGTCCGAAATCCGACTCGAAGACTTCCTCGAGGAGTCACGGGTCCCGATTCGCCTCGCGACGCACCGAGGGGACGGGTCCCTATGGATGGTCGCACTCTGGTATCGGTATCGGAACGGCTCGCTCGAATGCGCGACGTGGTCCAACGCTCACATCGTCAGATATCTCGAGAGCGATCCCGAGGTCGCGTTCGATATCTCGACGAACCAGCCGCCGTATCGCGGCGTCAGAGGGAACGGCACCGCCACGCTGTCTACGGATAGAGCGAAGGCGACACTCGAAGCCCTCATCGAACGCTACCTCGGAGACACCGAGTCCGCCCTCGCCGAGTGGCTGTTGCACGACGCACGCGAGGAGATGCGCATCCGAGTCCAACCCAACGAGATGTACAGCTGGGACTATACCGACCGGATGCGAGACCTCGGGGACTCGACCCCATGA
- the ftsY gene encoding signal recognition particle-docking protein FtsY, which yields MFDGLKDKLSGFTSDVEEDVDEEAVEEEAVEEDSTDEASADDAAADEAAAAEDDSTAAETEPDERTPEGGPGEETVEPRATATASPETTADADTAAEEPPGPVDDEEPSAADADTGTDAESETANEDETEVTGPDAPTGTPATSPEAAAEEAEEGDGEADGEDDEGDEGEDDGRSLTQRAKIMATGKTVIEEDDLQGHLDDLEFALLSSDVEMSVAGEILDGVKANLTGQTRRRLSGTGSLVRDALREALYDVISVGQFDFDERVRTAEKPVVIVFTGVNGVGKTTTIAKLAQYFEERGLSTVLANGDTYRAGANEQLQKHAQNLGKKVITHEQGSDPTAVVYDAVEYAKANDVDVVLGDTAGRLHTNDGLMDQLAKIDRNIDPDMTLFVDEAVAGQDAVNRAREFDAAAEIDGAVLTKADADPQGGAAISVAHVTGKPILFLGTGQDYDDLEPFDPEEIVDRLLGE from the coding sequence ATGTTCGACGGACTGAAGGACAAACTCAGCGGGTTCACCAGCGACGTCGAGGAGGACGTCGACGAAGAGGCCGTCGAGGAGGAGGCTGTCGAGGAAGACTCGACCGACGAAGCGTCGGCCGACGACGCGGCAGCGGACGAAGCGGCGGCAGCCGAAGACGACTCGACGGCCGCCGAGACGGAACCCGACGAACGCACGCCCGAGGGGGGACCCGGCGAGGAGACGGTCGAACCGCGAGCGACGGCGACGGCCTCGCCGGAGACGACGGCCGACGCCGACACCGCCGCCGAGGAGCCGCCGGGACCCGTCGACGACGAGGAGCCGTCGGCGGCCGACGCCGACACCGGGACCGACGCCGAATCCGAAACTGCCAACGAAGACGAGACGGAAGTCACCGGACCCGACGCCCCGACCGGAACGCCGGCAACGTCGCCCGAAGCGGCGGCCGAAGAGGCCGAGGAGGGCGACGGTGAGGCGGACGGAGAAGACGACGAAGGCGACGAAGGCGAGGACGACGGCCGGAGCCTGACCCAGCGGGCGAAGATCATGGCGACCGGGAAGACGGTCATCGAGGAGGACGACCTCCAGGGCCACCTCGACGACCTCGAGTTCGCCCTGCTGTCGAGCGACGTGGAGATGAGCGTCGCGGGCGAGATCCTAGACGGCGTCAAGGCGAACCTCACCGGACAGACCCGACGCCGGCTCTCCGGGACGGGGAGCCTCGTGCGCGACGCGCTGCGCGAGGCGCTGTACGACGTCATCAGCGTCGGCCAGTTCGACTTCGACGAGCGCGTTCGAACGGCGGAGAAACCCGTCGTCATCGTCTTCACCGGCGTCAACGGCGTCGGGAAGACGACGACCATCGCCAAGCTCGCGCAGTACTTCGAGGAACGGGGCCTCTCGACGGTGCTGGCCAACGGCGACACCTACCGCGCCGGCGCGAACGAACAGCTCCAGAAACACGCACAGAACCTCGGCAAGAAGGTCATCACCCACGAACAGGGGTCGGACCCGACGGCGGTCGTCTACGACGCCGTCGAGTACGCGAAGGCCAACGACGTCGACGTGGTGCTTGGCGACACCGCCGGTCGCCTCCACACCAACGACGGCCTGATGGACCAACTGGCGAAGATCGACCGCAACATCGACCCCGACATGACGCTGTTCGTCGACGAGGCCGTCGCCGGACAGGACGCGGTCAACCGCGCCCGCGAGTTCGACGCCGCCGCCGAGATCGACGGCGCGGTGCTGACGAAGGCCGACGCCGACCCGCAGGGCGGCGCGGCCATCTCCGTGGCGCACGTCACGGGCAAGCCAATCCTCTTTCTGGGGACGGGACAGGACTACGACGACCTCGAACCGTTCGACCCCGAGGAGATCGTCGACCGGCTACTGGGCGAATAG
- the pfdA gene encoding prefoldin subunit alpha, with product MMGGGGGGGGQMQQISQEIEQMDQEIEAIEQEIEGLRQEKTEADEAIEAIETLESGSTVQVPVGGDAYVRATVDDIDEIVVSLGGGYAAERDQEGAVSSLETKKETLDDRIEDLQSEIAEVETEKEELEQQAQQMQQQQMQQMMQQQQEEQGDDE from the coding sequence ATGATGGGCGGCGGTGGCGGCGGCGGCGGTCAGATGCAGCAGATCTCCCAGGAGATCGAGCAGATGGACCAGGAGATCGAGGCCATCGAACAGGAGATCGAGGGGCTCCGGCAGGAGAAGACCGAGGCCGACGAGGCCATCGAGGCCATCGAGACCCTCGAGTCCGGCTCGACCGTGCAGGTCCCGGTCGGCGGCGACGCCTACGTCCGCGCAACCGTCGACGACATCGACGAGATCGTCGTCTCGCTCGGCGGCGGGTACGCCGCCGAGCGCGACCAGGAGGGCGCTGTCAGCTCCCTCGAGACCAAGAAGGAGACGCTGGACGACCGCATCGAGGACCTCCAGAGCGAGATCGCCGAGGTCGAGACCGAGAAGGAGGAACTCGAACAGCAGGCCCAGCAGATGCAACAGCAGCAGATGCAGCAGATGATGCAACAGCAACAGGAAGAGCAGGGCGACGACGAGTAA
- a CDS encoding Coenzyme F420 hydrogenase/dehydrogenase, beta subunit C-terminal domain yields the protein MTEERRERGIAPADAAPELVDGEFRCGDGDADPPVVTDGGDPLPGVPETGGDESDDACGCGSSCGCSGHGKSDSAGHGVGPDTDSTVRPDGGAGAANVDERGSLGDVSFTEPASGVSQDVEDGPPDERVGAPDGVELETPGYGVREEMNDIETPDEKTWFMELDEAVIDADRCIQCGTCVAACPSDSIGIGEDDLPELVKMCTGCSLCWDMCPRGGLRYERQWKITGGDDNVSGAGDPITEFSARVREDWREGAQDGGVVTSVLCHLLEAGEIDGALIATESDDDPWKAESFLATTPEECVANAGSFYNQTLALGNLDLSRWEHKLDVPLSEASLALVGTPCEIEGIRALQDFEWDYAAQEDGVRAVDYTIALMCTKNFNYYSLVGERIETERGIDREDIGKMDVLHGKLMVYGRDGEMLLEEDVEEFHDAALKGCDECADFTGYCADLTVGSVGSSDAYSSVIVRTERGLKAWELTEPDLDYHDLEDRSAVGGLQSWDKKKAFESLERPFDPDAPRFIDYTDHAEQYGTEPNPHEADH from the coding sequence ATGACTGAGGAGCGTCGCGAGCGCGGTATCGCGCCGGCCGACGCCGCCCCGGAACTCGTAGACGGCGAGTTCCGCTGCGGTGACGGCGATGCTGATCCACCGGTCGTCACCGACGGCGGCGACCCGCTCCCGGGCGTACCGGAGACGGGCGGAGACGAGTCGGACGACGCCTGCGGCTGCGGGAGTTCGTGTGGCTGTAGCGGCCACGGGAAGAGCGACTCGGCGGGCCACGGAGTCGGACCGGACACCGATTCCACTGTCCGTCCCGACGGCGGGGCCGGGGCCGCCAACGTGGACGAGCGCGGCTCGCTGGGCGACGTCTCGTTCACCGAGCCCGCATCGGGCGTCAGTCAGGACGTCGAGGACGGCCCCCCTGACGAGCGGGTGGGCGCCCCCGACGGCGTCGAGTTGGAGACGCCCGGCTACGGCGTCCGCGAGGAGATGAACGACATCGAGACGCCCGACGAGAAGACGTGGTTCATGGAACTCGACGAGGCGGTCATCGACGCCGACCGCTGTATCCAGTGTGGCACCTGCGTCGCCGCCTGCCCCAGCGACTCCATCGGCATCGGCGAGGACGACCTGCCGGAACTCGTCAAGATGTGTACCGGCTGTTCGCTGTGCTGGGACATGTGCCCCCGCGGCGGCCTGCGCTACGAGCGCCAGTGGAAGATCACCGGCGGCGACGACAACGTCTCCGGGGCCGGCGACCCCATCACGGAGTTCTCCGCGCGCGTCCGCGAGGACTGGCGCGAAGGCGCACAGGACGGCGGCGTGGTCACCAGCGTCCTCTGTCACCTGCTGGAGGCGGGCGAGATAGACGGCGCGCTGATCGCCACCGAGAGCGACGATGATCCGTGGAAGGCCGAGTCGTTCCTCGCCACCACGCCCGAGGAGTGCGTCGCGAACGCGGGGAGCTTCTACAACCAGACGCTCGCGCTGGGGAACTTGGACCTCTCGCGCTGGGAGCACAAGCTAGACGTCCCGCTTTCGGAGGCATCGCTCGCGCTCGTCGGCACGCCCTGCGAGATAGAGGGTATCCGGGCGCTCCAGGACTTCGAGTGGGACTACGCCGCCCAGGAAGACGGCGTGCGGGCCGTCGACTACACCATCGCGCTGATGTGTACGAAGAACTTCAACTACTACTCGCTCGTCGGCGAGCGCATCGAGACCGAGCGGGGCATCGACCGCGAGGACATCGGGAAGATGGACGTCCTCCACGGGAAACTGATGGTGTACGGCCGCGACGGCGAGATGCTTCTAGAGGAGGACGTCGAGGAGTTCCACGACGCCGCGCTCAAGGGCTGTGACGAGTGCGCCGACTTCACGGGCTACTGCGCCGACCTCACCGTCGGCTCCGTCGGATCGAGCGACGCGTACTCCTCGGTCATCGTCCGCACCGAACGCGGACTGAAAGCGTGGGAACTGACCGAACCGGACCTCGACTACCACGACCTCGAGGACCGCTCGGCCGTCGGCGGCCTCCAGAGTTGGGATAAGAAGAAAGCCTTCGAGTCCTTAGAGCGACCCTTCGATCCCGATGCACCGCGCTTCATCGACTACACCGACCACGCCGAGCAGTACGGGACGGAGCCGAACCCCCACGAGGCCGACCACTGA
- a CDS encoding cupin domain-containing protein: MAYHHLDPEDLPETEDYPCDRRGISDAAELHALHAATYEMAPGEQLPRSYHYHERREELFYVRSGTLHVETPDGEFVVPEEEVFVAEPESPHRAFNPEDAEESVKVLGVGAPKTDIALPYDPAE; this comes from the coding sequence ATGGCCTACCACCACCTCGACCCCGAGGACCTCCCCGAGACCGAGGACTACCCCTGTGACCGACGCGGCATCTCCGACGCCGCAGAGTTGCACGCGCTGCACGCCGCCACCTACGAGATGGCTCCCGGCGAGCAGCTGCCCCGGAGCTACCACTATCACGAGCGACGCGAAGAGCTGTTCTACGTGCGCTCGGGGACGTTACACGTCGAAACGCCGGACGGCGAGTTCGTCGTCCCCGAAGAGGAGGTGTTCGTCGCCGAACCCGAGAGCCCCCATCGGGCGTTCAACCCCGAGGACGCCGAGGAGTCCGTGAAGGTGCTCGGCGTCGGCGCGCCGAAGACGGACATCGCGCTGCCGTACGATCCGGCGGAGTGA
- a CDS encoding DUF1059 domain-containing protein, translated as MTERIACREAGFDCDFTIESENEAELVDFVRIHARSTHDKDISENEIREMFQ; from the coding sequence ATGACAGAGCGAATCGCCTGCCGGGAAGCGGGGTTCGACTGCGACTTCACGATCGAATCGGAGAACGAGGCGGAACTCGTCGACTTCGTCCGCATCCACGCTCGTTCGACGCACGATAAGGACATCTCCGAGAACGAGATCCGCGAGATGTTCCAGTAG
- a CDS encoding nitrite/sulfite reductase, translating into MNTVERWKQEKHPLDVVEDVKRYAARELSFEEIEERAGDGEWERLKWAGLYAHGRQDGYFMLRTKVPGGRLTPAQAEVVGDVAAEFATAPEAYGGETQNPVWGDAFLDITTRQDVQMHWIEIEDVPEIWARYDEVGLTTIQGCGDSARNVLGCPAAGLADHECFDAQPVVDAVSDFFTENREYANLPRKFKMTITGCRHDCAQSQINDVGLTPAKKALDGDAARGEHYGFHVRVGGGLSDGPRMASALDVFVRPEDAVEFCRAVAQTFKELGDRNNRGVCRMRYLVEQLGADAFEEAVRDRCAVALPTRGTDLTEGYRGDHVGVHDQRDADLSYVGFNVVAGRMGGGEFAQAARAAREYGTDEASIRLATDQNFLLTHVPDESVSALLAEPFAADYQPDPGPFSRGAVGCTGSEFCNYGIIETKRRVRRWAKELDERIETPDDLDVIRMHMSGCSASCAQPQIADIGFRGETVQVAESERSVNGEGDAIVEGMDFGLGGSLGADNAFLDWVETAVPADAVIPALEELFAVYAAERDGGERFYEWCRRVGNDRLRSIMRRADADVAGGVAADDSAGRGASDDD; encoded by the coding sequence GTGAACACAGTCGAACGATGGAAACAGGAGAAACACCCGCTCGACGTCGTCGAAGACGTGAAGCGGTACGCGGCACGGGAGTTGAGCTTCGAGGAGATAGAGGAGAGAGCGGGCGACGGAGAGTGGGAGCGGCTGAAGTGGGCGGGCCTGTACGCGCACGGGCGGCAGGACGGCTACTTCATGCTCCGGACGAAGGTGCCCGGCGGGCGACTGACGCCCGCACAGGCAGAGGTCGTCGGCGACGTCGCCGCCGAGTTCGCCACCGCCCCCGAAGCGTACGGCGGCGAGACCCAGAACCCGGTCTGGGGCGACGCGTTCCTCGACATCACGACGCGACAGGACGTCCAGATGCACTGGATCGAGATCGAGGACGTCCCCGAGATCTGGGCGCGCTACGACGAGGTCGGACTGACGACGATCCAGGGCTGTGGCGACTCGGCGCGGAACGTGCTGGGCTGTCCGGCCGCCGGACTCGCCGACCACGAGTGTTTCGACGCCCAGCCGGTCGTCGACGCTGTCTCCGATTTCTTCACGGAGAACCGCGAGTACGCGAACCTCCCGCGGAAGTTCAAGATGACGATCACGGGCTGTCGTCACGACTGCGCCCAGTCCCAGATAAACGATGTGGGACTGACGCCGGCGAAGAAGGCGCTCGACGGCGACGCGGCGCGCGGCGAGCACTACGGCTTCCACGTCCGCGTCGGCGGCGGCCTCTCGGACGGCCCGCGAATGGCCTCGGCGCTCGACGTGTTCGTCCGACCGGAGGACGCCGTCGAGTTCTGTCGCGCCGTCGCCCAGACGTTCAAGGAGTTGGGCGACCGGAACAACCGCGGCGTCTGTCGGATGCGCTATCTCGTCGAGCAGCTGGGTGCGGACGCGTTCGAGGAGGCCGTCCGGGACCGCTGTGCGGTCGCGTTGCCGACTCGCGGGACCGACCTCACCGAGGGGTACCGCGGCGACCACGTCGGCGTCCACGACCAGCGCGACGCCGACCTGAGCTACGTCGGGTTCAACGTCGTCGCCGGGCGGATGGGCGGCGGGGAGTTCGCACAGGCCGCGCGCGCGGCCCGCGAGTACGGCACCGACGAGGCATCGATACGGCTGGCGACCGACCAGAACTTCCTGCTCACGCACGTTCCCGACGAGAGCGTCTCCGCGCTGCTCGCCGAGCCGTTCGCCGCCGACTATCAGCCCGATCCCGGCCCGTTCTCGCGGGGCGCGGTCGGCTGTACCGGCTCGGAGTTCTGCAACTACGGTATCATCGAGACGAAACGACGGGTCCGCCGGTGGGCGAAGGAACTGGACGAGCGAATCGAGACGCCCGACGACCTCGACGTGATTCGGATGCACATGTCGGGCTGTTCGGCCTCGTGTGCCCAGCCGCAGATCGCGGACATCGGCTTTCGCGGCGAGACGGTCCAAGTGGCTGAATCGGAACGTAGCGTCAACGGCGAAGGTGACGCTATCGTCGAGGGGATGGACTTCGGCCTCGGCGGGAGCCTCGGCGCGGACAACGCCTTCCTCGACTGGGTGGAGACCGCCGTCCCGGCCGACGCCGTGATTCCGGCACTCGAAGAACTGTTCGCCGTCTACGCCGCCGAGCGAGACGGCGGCGAGCGGTTCTACGAGTGGTGTCGTCGGGTCGGCAACGACCGGCTTCGCTCGATCATGCGGCGAGCCGACGCCGACGTCGCCGGCGGCGTCGCAGCCGACGATTCGGCCGGAAGAGGGGCGAGCGACGATGACTGA
- the rpl18a gene encoding 50S ribosomal protein L18Ae: protein MSTFTVRGSFPARDGPQEFETEVEAPNESVAEERIYSDFGSQHNLKRTEITIDEVAA, encoded by the coding sequence ATGAGCACGTTCACTGTTCGTGGTAGTTTCCCGGCCCGAGACGGCCCACAGGAGTTCGAGACGGAAGTGGAGGCACCCAACGAGAGCGTCGCCGAAGAGCGCATCTACAGCGACTTCGGCTCCCAGCACAACCTCAAGCGCACCGAGATCACCATCGACGAGGTGGCAGCATGA
- a CDS encoding bifunctional 4-hydroxy-2-oxoglutarate aldolase/2-dehydro-3-deoxy-phosphogluconate aldolase produces MTSKQAVQQKLITSGVTAVLRGIPEEKMVDVARAVHEGGVTALELTADAKRCSDMIAAVDKELDDADVIIGAGTVMDAAAARNVIEAGAEFVLTPTLNEDVIDVCNRGGIVCVPGVMTPSEAADAMEAGADMLKMFPASTVGPGHIGAIQGPLGDIPIMPTGGVSTDNVAEYFDAGAVAVGAGSALVDYEAIENDDMDQVRESAAEFVEAVENARD; encoded by the coding sequence ATGACGAGCAAACAGGCGGTCCAGCAGAAACTCATAACGAGCGGCGTCACGGCCGTGCTTCGGGGCATTCCGGAGGAGAAGATGGTCGACGTGGCGAGAGCCGTCCACGAGGGCGGCGTCACGGCGCTCGAACTCACCGCCGACGCCAAGCGGTGTTCGGACATGATCGCCGCCGTCGACAAGGAACTCGACGACGCGGACGTCATCATCGGCGCGGGCACCGTCATGGACGCCGCCGCGGCGCGCAACGTCATCGAGGCGGGCGCGGAGTTCGTCCTCACGCCCACCCTGAACGAGGACGTCATCGACGTCTGCAACCGCGGGGGGATCGTCTGCGTCCCCGGCGTGATGACGCCCAGCGAGGCCGCCGACGCGATGGAGGCCGGCGCGGACATGCTGAAGATGTTCCCCGCCTCCACGGTGGGCCCGGGCCACATCGGCGCGATTCAGGGGCCGCTCGGCGACATCCCCATCATGCCGACCGGCGGCGTCTCCACGGACAACGTCGCGGAGTACTTCGACGCGGGCGCGGTCGCCGTCGGCGCGGGCTCCGCGCTGGTCGATTACGAGGCCATCGAGAACGACGACATGGACCAGGTCCGCGAGAGCGCGGCCGAGTTCGTCGAAGCCGTCGAGAACGCGCGCGACTGA